The following are from one region of the Hyla sarda isolate aHylSar1 chromosome 6, aHylSar1.hap1, whole genome shotgun sequence genome:
- the LOC130275438 gene encoding pancreatic alpha-amylase-like, protein MKLLLLLVAVGLCSAQYNPNTRSGRTSIVHLFEWRWDDIAAECERYLGPNGFGGVQISPPNEHITVTSPWRPWWERYQPISYKLCSRSGNDQQFRDMVTRCNNVGVYIYVDAVINHMCGAGGGEGTHSSCGSYFNAGARNFPAVPFSSWDFNDGKCRTGSGEIENYGDAYQVRDCRLVSLLDLALEKDYVRDKIADFLNTLIDIGVAGFRFDAAKHMWPGDLKVITDKLRNLNTQWFPNGARPFIFQEVIDLGGEGISTSEYFGIGRVTEFKYGAKLGTVIRKWNGEKMAYLRNWGEGWGFMPSDRALVFVDNHDNQRGHGAGGASILTFYDSRLYKMGLGFMLAHPYGFTRVMSSFSWDRYWVDGKDVNDWIGPPSYSDGSTKPVPIKPDTTCGDRWVCEHRWRQIRNMVIFRNVVDGQPFSNWWDNGSNQVAFGRGNRGFIVFNNNDWHLDATLYTGLPSGSYCDVISGQKEGDCCSGRQIYVDGNGNARFQISNNDEDPFAAIHVDAKL, encoded by the exons ATGAAGCTCCTTCTTCTGCTGGTGGCTGTCGGGCTATGCTCCGCTCAGTACAATCCCAACACCAGGTCAGGACGGACATCAATTGTCCACTTATTTGAGTGGAGATGGGACGACATTGCAGCAGAGTGTGAACGGTACCTGGGACCCAATGGATTTGGAGGAGTCCAG ATTTCTCCACCAAATGAGCATATCACCGTTACCAGTCCATGGAGACCATGGTGGGAGAGATACCAGCCTATCAGCTATAAGCTGTGCTCTCGTTCTGGTAATGACCAACAATTCAGAGACATGGTGACCAGATGTAACAATGTTGGG GTATATATCTATGTGGATGCCGTCATCAATCACATGTGTGGCGCAGGAGGTGGCGAAGGTACTCATTCTTCTTGTGGAAGCTATTTCAATGCTGGTGCAAGAAATTTCCCTGCTGTTCCATTTTCTAGCTGGGACTTCAATGATGGCAAGTGCAGGACTGGCAGTGGAGAAATCGAGAACTACGGTGATGCTTACCAG GTCCGTGACTGCCGTCTTGTTAGTCTCCTTGATCTTGCCTTGGAGAAGGACTACGTTCGGGATAAGATTGCCGATTTTTTGAACACTCTCATTGACATCGGTGTAGCTGGCTTTAGATTTGATGCTGCCAAACACATGTGGCCCGGAGACCTCAAGGTTATCACCGACAAGCTTCGCAATCTCAACACCCAATGGTTTCCCAATGGAGCCAGACCCTTTATCTTCCAGGAG GTTATCGATCTTGGGGGTGAAGGCATTTCAACCAGTGAATACTTTGGAATTGGAAGAGTCACAGAGTTTAAGTATGGCGCCAAGCTCGGAACAGTTATCCGTAAGTGGAATGGAGAGAAGATGGCCTATTTGAG AAACTGGGGAGAAGGTTGGGGTTTTATGCCCAGTGATAGAGCCTTGGTCTTTGTAGACAACCATGATAACCAGAGAGGACACGGTGCAGGCGGAGCCTCAATTCTCACCTTCTATGACTCTCG TCTCTATAAGATGGGACTTGGCTTCATGTTGGCCCATCCCTATGGCTTCACACGTGTCATGTCCAGTTTCAGTTGGGATAGGTACTGGGTTGATGGCAAG GATGTCAATGACTGGATTGGACCACCAAGCTATTCTGATGGTTCCACAAAGCCTGTCCCTATTAAACCTGATACCACTTGTGGCGATCGTTGGGTCTGTGAGCATAGATGGCGCCAGATCAG gAACATGGTTATTTTCCGTAATGTGGTAGATGGACAGCCCTTCTCCAATTGGTGGGACAACGGAAGCAACCAAGTTGCGTTTGGTCGTGGAAATAGAGGATTCATTGTGTTTAACAACAATGATTG GCACTTGGATGCCACTCTGTACACTGGTCTCCCATCTGGGTCCTACTGTGATGTGATCTCAGGACAAAAGGAAGGTGATTGCTGCAGCGGTAGACAGATCTATGTAGACGGCAATGGCAATGCTCGCTTCCAGATCAGCAACAACGATGAAGATCCCTTTGCAGCCATTCATGTTGATGCCAAATTGtaa